DNA from Campylobacter sp. RM5004:
TAGACAACCACATATTCCTTATGTTTCAAATAAAATTTCACTAGATTTATTAAATTCAAATTTCATAAAATTAGTAAATGGACTTGAACCTGCTAAAGAAGTTATCACTAAAATAATCACTGCTTTGGTGTTAAAAGAAAAATCTTTAGATGAAAAAGTGAATGAAATTTTAGCAGAGCAAGAAAATCAAATGGATTTAATGCAAGTTGATAGAAAAAATATGTTTTGGCTACTTAAGAAAAAATTAGCAGATGAGTATAAAATCCAAATGAATTATGAAGATAGATACAATGCTTTATCTCACGCTATTTTAGATGCTTTAGTAGATGAAGATTTAATTAATTTCAATGTATCGGAAAATAGAGTAAAAAATGTAATTTATTCAAGTATGATTGAGTATTTAAAAACTTATGAAGATATTGAAGATTTAGTTTATGATAAGATTAGTAACTACAAAAGAAAGATTATTCCTGGTAGTGAAGAATATGATTTAATTTATGAAAAGCTTTATGAAGAAGAGCTTAAGAAAAGGAAAATGCTATAAATAATCTCCTTAGCACCTTTGCACTAGGTCTAGGTCTTAGTCTTACCCACTGCTTTTTTATGTGCGGTGGGATTTTGATATTATTTAACCACAATAAAAGCACTTATTTTGATATATTTACCTATCATTTTTTTAGAATAATTGCCTATGTTTTAATAGGAATTATTGCTTATTTTTTAGGGTATTTTATAAACTCACTTAATTTACAGATATTTTTATATTTCTTTTTGGGTGCGTTTTGCGTGTTTTTGGGTTTTGCC
Protein-coding regions in this window:
- a CDS encoding DUF507 family protein — encoded protein: MRIRQPHIPYVSNKISLDLLNSNFIKLVNGLEPAKEVITKIITALVLKEKSLDEKVNEILAEQENQMDLMQVDRKNMFWLLKKKLADEYKIQMNYEDRYNALSHAILDALVDEDLINFNVSENRVKNVIYSSMIEYLKTYEDIEDLVYDKISNYKRKIIPGSEEYDLIYEKLYEEELKKRKML